One window of Hylemonella gracilis genomic DNA carries:
- a CDS encoding class I SAM-dependent methyltransferase, translating to MKAALRSLLNRFPRLKAGLKRLRSRLSPPGGVSSNYVPLKTEEAAGEAARLRDAWQSDALPRRQRELVNTQLAAYRRGESIDVFDVMCQALRALPSDARGMSVLEVGCSSGFYAEVLEIAGLGVRYAGCDYSPAFIELARQTYPDLRFDVEDATALSHDRGAFDVVISGCCLLHIPEYQAAVVETARVARQYAIFHRTPMVLGQPNQYYRKQAYGVETVEIHFNEPEFLALLAASGLELIATYTLDETVHGGVGTANRTYVCRKIAS from the coding sequence ATGAAAGCCGCATTGCGTTCCCTGCTGAACCGCTTTCCCCGGCTCAAGGCCGGGCTCAAGCGGCTGCGCAGCCGCCTGAGCCCGCCGGGCGGCGTGTCGTCGAACTACGTGCCCCTGAAAACCGAGGAGGCCGCCGGCGAAGCCGCCCGCCTGCGTGACGCCTGGCAATCCGACGCGCTGCCGCGCCGGCAACGCGAGCTGGTGAATACCCAGCTCGCCGCTTACCGGCGCGGTGAGTCCATTGACGTGTTCGATGTCATGTGTCAGGCCCTGCGTGCGCTGCCGTCGGACGCGCGCGGCATGTCGGTGCTGGAGGTTGGCTGCTCCAGCGGCTTCTACGCGGAGGTGCTAGAGATCGCGGGGCTGGGCGTGCGCTATGCCGGCTGCGACTATTCGCCCGCCTTCATCGAGTTGGCCCGCCAGACCTACCCGGACCTGCGGTTCGACGTCGAGGACGCTACTGCGCTGTCGCACGACCGCGGCGCCTTCGACGTCGTGATTTCGGGCTGCTGCCTGCTGCACATTCCGGAGTACCAGGCGGCCGTCGTCGAGACGGCGCGCGTGGCCCGCCAGTACGCCATCTTCCACCGCACGCCTATGGTGCTCGGGCAACCCAACCAGTACTACCGAAAACAGGCCTACGGAGTGGAGACGGTGGAAATCCATTTCAACGAGCCCGAGTTCCTGGCCCTGCTGGCCGCCAGCGGCCTCGAACTGATCGCGACCTACACGCTGGACGAGACCGTTCACGGTGGTGTGGGCACGGCCAATCGCACCTACGTGTGCAGAAAAATCGCATCATGA
- a CDS encoding glycosyltransferase — translation MKVVILDTYYPRFLKSFYAEHAGLSHASSQEQTQALLKAAFGTSDFYSRHLNSLGVDAHDLVANCVPLQKMWATENDVSFSAWALRLPHRTFRLPVIGAQLAALPGLMEVAIAQIRSLKPDVLYCQDLSFFPGEVLKDLKSDVRLIVGQIACPLPPESFLKGYDLILTSFPHFVSRLRALGVASAYFRIGFDTRVLDLLGKVQRDIGASFVGGISRHHGKAVPLLEYLATNTPIEFFGYGAKTLPRSSAIRKRHHGEVWGLDMYRALARSRIALNRHIDVAENNANNMRLYEATGVGSLLITDRKDNLGEIFEVGKEVVAYSSQEEAAELIRYYLDHPEEAAAIARAGQARTLREHTYRHRMEELVPVLERHLGARRP, via the coding sequence ATGAAGGTGGTCATACTCGATACCTATTACCCCCGTTTCCTCAAGTCGTTCTACGCCGAGCATGCTGGGTTGAGCCATGCGTCCTCGCAAGAACAGACCCAGGCCCTACTGAAGGCCGCCTTCGGCACCTCGGACTTCTATTCGCGCCATCTGAATAGCCTGGGCGTGGATGCCCATGACCTCGTCGCGAACTGCGTGCCTCTGCAAAAGATGTGGGCCACCGAGAACGATGTCTCGTTCAGTGCCTGGGCATTGCGTCTGCCCCACCGCACCTTCCGGTTGCCAGTCATCGGCGCGCAGCTCGCGGCACTGCCGGGCCTCATGGAAGTCGCGATCGCCCAGATCCGCTCGCTCAAACCCGACGTCCTTTATTGCCAGGACCTGAGCTTTTTCCCGGGTGAGGTGCTGAAGGATCTCAAATCGGACGTGCGGTTGATCGTCGGGCAGATCGCATGTCCGCTCCCGCCCGAGTCTTTCCTCAAGGGCTACGACCTGATCCTGACCTCCTTCCCGCACTTTGTTTCCCGCTTGCGGGCGCTGGGTGTCGCCTCTGCGTACTTCCGCATCGGCTTCGACACGCGAGTCTTGGATCTACTCGGAAAGGTTCAGAGAGACATCGGCGCGAGCTTCGTCGGTGGCATCAGCCGCCACCACGGAAAGGCTGTGCCTCTACTGGAATACTTGGCAACGAATACGCCCATCGAGTTCTTTGGCTATGGCGCGAAGACGCTGCCGCGCTCCTCTGCTATCCGCAAGCGTCACCACGGCGAAGTCTGGGGCTTGGATATGTACCGCGCTTTGGCACGCAGCCGCATCGCCCTGAATCGTCACATCGATGTGGCCGAGAACAACGCCAACAACATGCGCCTCTACGAGGCTACCGGCGTGGGCTCGCTGCTCATCACGGACCGCAAAGACAACCTCGGTGAGATCTTCGAGGTCGGCAAGGAAGTCGTGGCCTACTCCTCGCAAGAGGAAGCGGCGGAGCTGATCCGCTACTACCTCGACCATCCCGAAGAGGCCGCCGCGATCGCCCGTGCCGGACAGGCCCGCACGCTGCGCGAACACACCTACCGGCACCGCATGGAAGAACTCGTGCCGGTGCTGGAACGGCACCTCGGAGCGCGCCGCCCATGA
- a CDS encoding glycosyltransferase family 2 protein: MQIHVLIPVFNRLHHTQRVIESLRAQTRANDVRIVVINDGSTDGTRDYLAGQADVTTLEGDGSLWWGGAIDLGLRHVLANASPNDYVLFLNNDTWFAPDYVDTLVRVSREGGGAAVGSVIHEENRDDPLVSIGPRISINHIAVWDLLAELPEQERRSPKPVYRVDALSGRGTLYPVCLFKTHGGMRPRLLPHYLADYEIAMRFARDARTPLLVSSQAIVFSPPVYGNEVAQLGWWERHFGQRSSSNVIRRLAFYGMVGSPLQRLTAPLRLAYFGMSRYLHQKLKPRTSIT; this comes from the coding sequence ATGCAGATTCATGTTCTCATTCCTGTTTTCAACCGCCTGCACCATACTCAGCGGGTGATCGAATCGCTGCGCGCGCAGACGCGGGCGAACGATGTGCGCATCGTCGTCATCAACGACGGCTCCACCGATGGCACACGCGATTACCTGGCGGGCCAGGCCGATGTCACCACCCTGGAAGGCGACGGGTCGCTCTGGTGGGGCGGGGCGATCGACCTCGGATTGCGGCACGTGCTGGCCAACGCCTCACCCAACGACTATGTGCTGTTTCTCAACAACGACACCTGGTTCGCTCCGGACTACGTGGACACGCTGGTGCGCGTGAGCCGAGAGGGCGGCGGCGCGGCGGTGGGCAGCGTGATCCATGAAGAAAACCGTGACGATCCCCTGGTCAGCATCGGCCCGCGCATCAGCATCAACCACATCGCGGTCTGGGACCTGCTGGCCGAGTTGCCGGAGCAGGAGCGCCGGTCGCCCAAGCCGGTCTACCGAGTGGATGCGCTCTCCGGCCGGGGGACGCTTTACCCCGTCTGCCTGTTCAAGACCCACGGCGGCATGCGCCCTAGGCTGCTGCCGCACTACCTGGCCGACTACGAGATCGCCATGCGATTCGCGCGCGATGCCCGCACGCCGCTGCTCGTGAGCAGCCAGGCCATCGTGTTCTCGCCGCCCGTTTACGGCAACGAAGTCGCGCAGCTAGGCTGGTGGGAACGGCACTTCGGCCAGCGCTCGTCGAGCAACGTGATCCGGCGTCTGGCCTTCTACGGCATGGTTGGCTCCCCTCTCCAGCGACTGACGGCCCCCCTGCGGCTGGCCTATTTCGGCATGTCGCGCTACCTTCACCAAAAACTCAAACCACGCACATCGATCACATGA
- a CDS encoding methyltransferase, TIGR04325 family, with amino-acid sequence MIALRSRFKLTREREATPVNGYVGRFEDWQTAKSQTLGYQDPAIARKVAGAVQKILSGSAPYERDSVIFENREFSFPLATALLWVATKAQGQLRVLDFGGGLGTSFFQNKPFMSWLSHIEWSIVEQPSFVEQARVLFANHSLKFYSSLTAGLQNAKPQFVLLSSSLQYVEKPYEVLTEVTEAKVDVIMLDRTLFSSESSDYVTRQYVPQSIFPATIPTWILSKEKFLEYMQQKYRLLSEFPAFKSTINLDRDGRNLQELGYLFVLKGSAYELALNEK; translated from the coding sequence ATGATCGCCCTGCGCTCTCGATTCAAACTGACGAGAGAACGCGAAGCAACGCCCGTTAATGGATACGTAGGGCGATTTGAAGATTGGCAAACGGCCAAAAGCCAGACCTTGGGCTATCAGGACCCCGCAATCGCAAGAAAAGTTGCGGGAGCCGTGCAAAAAATCCTATCCGGCTCTGCACCCTATGAACGCGATTCTGTGATTTTTGAGAACAGAGAGTTTTCATTTCCGCTGGCCACCGCATTGCTGTGGGTTGCGACGAAAGCGCAAGGGCAGCTGCGCGTCCTGGATTTTGGCGGAGGGTTGGGCACCAGTTTCTTTCAGAACAAACCTTTCATGAGCTGGCTCTCCCATATCGAATGGTCCATTGTTGAGCAGCCGAGTTTCGTCGAGCAGGCTCGTGTCTTGTTCGCCAATCATTCGCTGAAGTTTTATTCAAGCTTGACCGCAGGACTGCAAAATGCAAAACCACAGTTCGTTCTGCTGTCTAGTTCTTTGCAATATGTCGAGAAGCCCTATGAAGTATTGACAGAGGTAACTGAAGCAAAGGTTGATGTGATCATGCTAGATCGGACTCTTTTCTCCTCAGAGTCCTCGGACTATGTCACAAGGCAATATGTGCCTCAGAGCATATTTCCGGCCACAATACCGACGTGGATACTCAGCAAGGAAAAATTTCTGGAATACATGCAGCAGAAATACCGCCTGCTTTCGGAGTTTCCCGCCTTCAAATCAACAATCAATCTCGATAGAGATGGGCGAAATCTGCAGGAGCTTGGTTACCTATTCGTTTTGAAGGGGTCGGCCTATGAACTTGCCTTGAATGAGAAATAG
- a CDS encoding class I SAM-dependent methyltransferase codes for MPRLTEADLPALYSQYYPRRNIDFDLLEKESALVGKKHARFKRWLAGTDNQGHYLAKPGQRVLDIGSGSCLSLLELRQLGVEPFGVEADPNVAVIAQRYGLNVHIGSIHDDPFPGQVFDLITLNQVIEHVPDPAALLRVVRDRLAPGGRIVLSFPNVSSWQRRLSGTRWINWHAPYHQHHFSRRSFALLARQQGYEVVNARSITPNLWTLLQLRAIGRAPDVGVASNAWQSGRAPGAGRPSFARRLKNALLRRLRTVVGGLLVVVNRIVDRLGAGDSLLVVLKKTADGH; via the coding sequence ATGCCCCGTCTGACCGAGGCGGACCTGCCCGCGCTTTACAGCCAGTATTACCCCCGGCGCAACATCGATTTTGACTTACTCGAAAAGGAAAGTGCCCTGGTCGGGAAGAAGCACGCTCGCTTCAAGCGATGGCTGGCCGGCACGGACAACCAAGGCCACTACCTCGCCAAACCCGGGCAGCGCGTGCTGGACATCGGCAGCGGCTCGTGCCTTTCCCTGCTGGAGCTTCGTCAACTCGGTGTCGAGCCCTTTGGTGTGGAAGCCGATCCCAATGTCGCGGTCATCGCTCAGCGCTACGGTCTGAATGTGCACATCGGCAGCATCCACGACGACCCGTTCCCCGGTCAGGTGTTTGATCTCATCACGCTCAACCAGGTGATCGAGCACGTGCCCGATCCGGCCGCCCTGCTGCGCGTGGTACGCGACCGACTGGCCCCCGGTGGCCGCATCGTGCTGTCGTTTCCCAACGTGTCGTCGTGGCAGCGCCGGTTGTCGGGGACGAGGTGGATCAACTGGCATGCGCCTTATCACCAGCACCATTTCAGCCGGCGCTCGTTTGCCCTCTTGGCCCGGCAACAGGGCTATGAGGTTGTGAACGCCCGATCGATTACCCCCAACCTCTGGACCCTCCTCCAACTGCGCGCCATAGGCCGCGCGCCTGATGTAGGCGTGGCCTCGAATGCCTGGCAAAGCGGCCGGGCGCCGGGCGCCGGGCGTCCGTCCTTCGCGCGCCGCTTGAAGAACGCGTTGCTGCGGCGGCTGCGCACGGTGGTGGGTGGCCTGCTGGTGGTCGTCAACCGCATCGTAGACCGGCTCGGCGCGGGCGACAGCCTGCTGGTCGTGCTGAAGAAAACTGCTGATGGACACTGA
- a CDS encoding cytidylyltransferase domain-containing protein codes for MTSVGLVVQARMGSTRLPGKVLRPVGHLTLLGHVIGRLSQLPQRWPVVVATSTDARDDAIVAWCRQADVATFRGSEHDVLDRYLQCARTWDFEHVVRLTADNPFTDVPELERLVQLHLDGGFDYTHSFGMMPLGVGTEVISRSALERSHVEGLQPHHREHVNEYIQEQPELFRIGVLDIPANKRAPNLRLTVDTEEDWRRADALARQARGRWLETQEAIALCSSSA; via the coding sequence ATGACCTCTGTCGGCCTGGTGGTGCAGGCGCGCATGGGATCGACCCGGCTGCCGGGCAAGGTGTTGCGCCCGGTCGGGCACCTGACCTTGCTGGGTCACGTGATAGGCCGTCTTTCGCAGCTGCCGCAGCGCTGGCCGGTGGTGGTCGCGACGTCGACGGATGCGCGGGACGATGCCATCGTGGCGTGGTGCCGACAGGCCGATGTCGCCACGTTCCGGGGCAGCGAGCACGACGTGCTGGACCGTTATCTGCAGTGCGCGCGCACCTGGGACTTTGAACACGTCGTGCGTCTGACGGCCGACAACCCGTTCACCGATGTGCCCGAGCTGGAACGGTTGGTGCAACTGCACCTCGATGGTGGCTTTGACTACACGCACTCCTTCGGCATGATGCCGCTGGGCGTGGGCACGGAGGTCATCAGCCGGTCCGCGCTTGAGCGCAGCCACGTCGAAGGCTTGCAGCCCCACCATCGGGAGCACGTCAACGAATACATCCAGGAGCAACCCGAGTTGTTCCGCATCGGTGTGCTGGATATCCCGGCGAACAAGCGGGCCCCCAACCTGCGGCTGACGGTGGACACTGAAGAAGACTGGCGCCGTGCCGACGCCCTGGCCCGCCAGGCTCGTGGTCGTTGGCTCGAGACACAGGAAGCGATTGCGCTGTGTTCGTCTTCTGCATAG
- a CDS encoding PIG-L deacetylase family protein, which yields MKILAIGAHFDDVELGCGGALAAHAARGDEVYVFVATVSGFTNQYDQSVRSSDVARAEAEEAMKVLGVKQMFCGDFKTLEVEFVDSLNIQILRLVEQLAIEQVYAHWTGDIHHDHQAVARASLHSCRHVPRLLMYRSNWYHSTLDFRGNFYVDITDHWDAKEQAIRAHQSEMERTGAKWISFFRNEAENAGQRIGVRYAEVYEVVKWLQS from the coding sequence ATGAAGATATTGGCTATTGGTGCGCATTTCGACGATGTGGAGCTGGGCTGTGGCGGCGCGCTGGCGGCCCACGCCGCCCGTGGCGACGAGGTCTACGTGTTCGTCGCCACCGTCTCCGGCTTCACCAACCAGTACGACCAGTCGGTGCGATCCAGCGACGTGGCGCGGGCCGAGGCCGAGGAAGCCATGAAGGTCCTGGGCGTCAAGCAGATGTTTTGCGGGGACTTTAAGACCCTGGAGGTGGAGTTCGTGGACAGCCTGAACATCCAGATCTTGCGGCTCGTGGAGCAACTGGCCATTGAGCAGGTGTACGCCCACTGGACCGGCGACATCCACCACGACCACCAAGCCGTGGCCCGCGCATCGCTGCACAGCTGCCGGCACGTGCCGCGCCTGCTGATGTACCGCAGCAACTGGTACCACTCCACGCTCGATTTTCGTGGCAACTTCTATGTGGACATCACCGACCACTGGGATGCCAAAGAGCAGGCCATTCGCGCGCACCAATCGGAGATGGAGCGCACTGGCGCCAAGTGGATCAGCTTCTTCCGCAACGAGGCAGAAAATGCTGGGCAACGCATCGGCGTGCGCTACGCCGAGGTGTATGAGGTTGTGAAATGGCTGCAGTCATGA
- a CDS encoding N-acetylneuraminate synthase family protein, giving the protein MFKNFHSDRCYVIAEIGGNFTTLEQARRLIDEAAGCGVDAVKLQTYRAQTLSSRVAMFDMENTGVTSQFDLFNKYAIDEKLHHEVFLYAQDKGLDWFSSPSHQSDVDLLERCGVGAHKIGSDDAVNLPFLRYVARTGKPILLSTGMCTLEEVRRSVDAILGEGNDRLILLHAITSYPTHPQHVNLRAMQTLMETFPQLDVGYSDHTVSPVASLCAVAMGARVVERHFTYDKAADGPDHMLSADPAEMKWLVDAIRAFEVMRGNGIKRPADSEKTTRRNNRKSLVLTQAVRAGDRLTAESVAIKRPGYGIQPRFYEQVLGRTAGRDLDTDAVLDWSDLA; this is encoded by the coding sequence ATGTTCAAGAACTTCCACAGCGACCGCTGCTATGTGATCGCCGAGATCGGCGGCAATTTCACGACGCTGGAACAGGCGCGCCGCCTGATCGACGAGGCAGCCGGCTGTGGCGTGGACGCGGTCAAGCTCCAGACCTACCGGGCACAGACGCTGTCGAGCCGGGTGGCCATGTTCGACATGGAAAACACTGGGGTCACGTCCCAGTTCGACCTGTTCAACAAGTACGCGATCGACGAGAAGCTGCACCACGAGGTCTTCCTTTACGCGCAGGACAAGGGGCTCGACTGGTTCTCGTCCCCGTCCCACCAGAGCGATGTCGACCTGCTCGAGCGCTGCGGTGTGGGCGCCCACAAGATCGGCTCGGACGATGCGGTCAACCTGCCATTCCTGCGCTACGTCGCGCGCACCGGCAAGCCCATCCTGCTGTCCACCGGCATGTGCACGCTGGAGGAAGTCCGCCGGTCGGTGGACGCGATCCTGGGCGAAGGCAACGACCGGCTGATCCTGCTGCACGCCATCACCAGCTACCCGACACACCCGCAACACGTCAACCTGCGCGCGATGCAGACGCTGATGGAGACCTTTCCCCAACTCGACGTGGGCTACTCCGATCACACGGTGTCTCCCGTGGCCAGCTTGTGTGCGGTGGCGATGGGCGCGCGCGTGGTCGAGCGCCATTTCACTTACGACAAGGCTGCGGACGGCCCGGATCACATGCTGTCGGCCGACCCTGCCGAGATGAAATGGCTGGTCGATGCGATCCGCGCCTTCGAGGTGATGCGCGGCAACGGCATCAAACGCCCGGCGGACAGCGAGAAGACGACCCGGCGCAACAACCGCAAGAGCTTGGTGCTCACTCAGGCCGTCAGGGCGGGTGATCGCCTCACCGCCGAAAGCGTGGCCATCAAACGCCCGGGGTACGGCATCCAGCCGCGGTTTTATGAGCAGGTGCTGGGCAGGACCGCCGGCCGCGACCTCGACACCGACGCCGTGCTCGATTGGAGCGACTTGGCATGA
- the galE gene encoding UDP-glucose 4-epimerase GalE, with the protein MSILLTGGVGYIGSHAAVTLAQIGHKVVLYDNLSNSRADVVSRLARILGHAPVLIEGDVRDTELLAQTLRTYSVSAVMHFAGLKAVGESVAQPLAYYDNNVTGTQCLVRAMRRCGVRKLVFSSSATVYGEPQYLPLDEKHPTHAVNPYGRSKLHVEEMLSDLAVSDADWRIACLRYFNPVGAHSSGLIGEDPNGTPNNLMPYIAQVATGRRDRLSVFGGDYDTPDGTGVRDYIHVTDLADGHLAALNFLGRDDAAGWHAFNLGTGTGHSVLEVIQAFERASGMNVPYEIVARRPGDVASSYASSDKARQILGWQAGVRLDEMCISAWRWQQHCAQL; encoded by the coding sequence ATGAGTATTCTATTGACGGGTGGCGTTGGCTACATTGGCAGCCATGCGGCGGTGACGTTGGCGCAGATTGGACATAAAGTGGTTCTTTATGACAATCTCAGCAATAGCCGCGCAGACGTGGTGTCGCGGTTAGCGAGGATTCTGGGGCATGCTCCTGTGCTGATTGAGGGAGATGTGCGCGATACAGAGCTTCTGGCGCAAACGTTGCGCACTTATAGTGTCAGCGCCGTGATGCATTTTGCCGGACTCAAGGCCGTAGGCGAGTCGGTGGCTCAGCCACTGGCTTACTACGACAACAACGTCACCGGCACCCAGTGCCTTGTGCGTGCCATGCGGCGCTGCGGCGTGCGTAAGCTCGTGTTCAGTTCGAGCGCGACGGTCTATGGTGAACCGCAGTATCTGCCGTTGGATGAGAAGCACCCGACCCATGCCGTCAATCCGTATGGTCGGAGCAAGTTGCACGTTGAGGAGATGCTGAGCGACCTTGCAGTTTCGGATGCAGACTGGAGGATTGCCTGCTTGCGCTATTTCAATCCGGTGGGCGCGCATTCATCCGGATTGATCGGAGAAGATCCCAATGGCACTCCCAACAATCTCATGCCCTATATCGCGCAGGTCGCAACGGGGCGTCGCGACAGGCTCAGCGTGTTCGGTGGGGATTACGACACGCCGGATGGAACGGGTGTTCGGGATTACATTCACGTGACTGATTTGGCTGATGGGCATCTCGCCGCATTGAATTTTTTAGGGCGCGACGATGCGGCTGGGTGGCATGCCTTCAATTTGGGCACAGGGACGGGCCACAGCGTGTTGGAGGTGATTCAGGCTTTCGAACGCGCAAGTGGCATGAATGTGCCATATGAAATAGTCGCGCGTCGTCCCGGGGATGTGGCCTCTAGTTATGCCAGTTCGGACAAGGCGCGACAGATACTGGGCTGGCAAGCAGGGGTCCGCCTGGATGAAATGTGCATCAGCGCGTGGCGCTGGCAACAGCACTGTGCGCAACTTTAG
- a CDS encoding class I SAM-dependent methyltransferase, whose translation MNFIANQPKGCPLCGSGRAQLHRWHSIADVRAEWKQGLGFDPFDRLETGDHLFQYRCLDCDMRFYHPAICGDGEFYKELSTRFVWYYEKDKWEFDVAADLISQLTDVRRLLEVGCGQGHFLTRMHNLYNCQGVEFNPKAIEDCQAKGLNVSSSTLRSIETSFDLVVAFEVLEHLSNPREFMEDALRVVKPNGYLLLAVPNPEGYFSEADRVLLDMPPHHVLSLSKKTFENIAKIFQLEIVNIQQEPLRFAHYKSYISNFILPDLPTAEKQPLLKRLMRRFLGIDLDVERRKVVEQLTAIQLATSYPIAKDGLTGQTHMVLFRKIA comes from the coding sequence TTGAACTTCATTGCAAATCAACCAAAGGGCTGTCCACTTTGTGGTTCAGGCAGAGCGCAGCTGCATCGCTGGCACAGCATAGCCGACGTGCGTGCCGAATGGAAACAAGGACTTGGCTTTGACCCTTTCGACCGCTTGGAAACGGGTGACCACCTTTTCCAATACCGTTGCTTGGATTGCGACATGCGCTTCTATCATCCCGCAATCTGTGGTGACGGGGAATTTTACAAGGAGCTCTCGACCCGCTTCGTGTGGTACTACGAGAAGGACAAGTGGGAGTTTGATGTTGCAGCTGATCTCATCTCGCAACTGACCGACGTGCGCAGGCTGTTGGAAGTCGGCTGTGGGCAAGGGCATTTTCTGACCCGAATGCACAACCTCTACAACTGCCAAGGCGTGGAATTCAATCCCAAGGCCATTGAAGACTGCCAGGCAAAAGGACTGAACGTCTCTTCCAGCACCCTTCGCTCAATAGAGACATCCTTCGATCTTGTGGTGGCTTTTGAGGTTCTCGAGCATCTCAGCAATCCGAGGGAGTTCATGGAGGATGCGCTGAGGGTCGTCAAGCCTAATGGTTATTTGCTGCTCGCCGTGCCCAATCCGGAGGGGTATTTCTCTGAGGCAGATCGAGTTCTGCTAGATATGCCACCGCATCATGTTCTTTCGCTGAGCAAAAAGACATTCGAGAATATTGCAAAGATCTTTCAGCTAGAAATAGTGAATATTCAACAGGAACCTTTGCGATTTGCTCACTACAAGTCGTATATCAGTAACTTCATTTTGCCCGACCTTCCCACTGCCGAAAAGCAGCCGCTGCTCAAGCGTTTGATGAGAAGGTTTCTTGGCATTGATCTTGATGTGGAGAGGCGTAAGGTTGTGGAACAGTTAACAGCGATTCAACTGGCGACCTCCTATCCCATCGCCAAAGATGGGCTGACAGGCCAGACCCACATGGTTCTATTTCGCAAGATCGCGTGA
- a CDS encoding glycosyltransferase family 2 protein, whose product MSIAEPTITVITVCYNSAATIAETLRSVASQTWRAIEHIVIDGGSTDGTQALVHRHGRPGIVLVSESDDGIYDAMNKGLRLASGDWVGFLNADDVLADPCVLTEMVVSAQKTKADIVYGDLEYVVRANAQRVIRRWQSGVFIPAQLRRGWMPPHPTFYVRRFLVQRIGGFDPRFRIAADYDFMLRYLSAPDVKVVYLPRLMVQMKTGGVSGNGSLRAILQRNFESYKVLRKNRLGGLGALIWKNARKLPQLFR is encoded by the coding sequence ATGAGCATTGCAGAGCCGACTATCACGGTCATTACCGTCTGCTACAACAGTGCGGCCACAATTGCTGAAACGTTGCGCTCGGTTGCCTCTCAAACCTGGAGGGCGATTGAACACATTGTCATTGATGGCGGATCTACCGATGGGACTCAGGCGCTCGTACATCGGCATGGACGCCCGGGAATTGTTCTGGTATCAGAGTCCGACGATGGCATTTACGATGCCATGAATAAGGGATTGCGTCTGGCGTCCGGAGACTGGGTTGGTTTTTTGAATGCCGACGATGTGCTCGCTGATCCATGTGTGCTGACGGAGATGGTAGTGTCTGCGCAAAAAACCAAGGCGGATATAGTGTATGGGGACCTGGAGTATGTGGTACGTGCCAATGCTCAGCGTGTCATACGGCGTTGGCAAAGCGGGGTCTTCATACCTGCGCAGCTTCGCAGGGGCTGGATGCCTCCTCACCCGACCTTCTATGTCCGTCGGTTCTTGGTGCAACGAATAGGAGGGTTCGATCCTCGTTTTCGGATCGCTGCGGACTACGATTTCATGCTTCGGTATTTAAGCGCACCCGATGTCAAGGTCGTCTACTTGCCGCGTTTGATGGTGCAGATGAAGACTGGTGGTGTCAGCGGAAATGGTTCTTTGCGAGCCATACTGCAACGGAATTTCGAAAGTTACAAGGTTTTGCGCAAAAATCGCCTGGGTGGTCTGGGGGCCTTGATCTGGAAGAATGCGCGCAAGCTGCCGCAGCTGTTCAGATAA
- a CDS encoding WbqC family protein yields MSKTVVIHQPDFVPYLGFFQRFLSADEFIVLDHVQFVTGTSRSWTHRDKIKTPSGEKWLTLSVRKAPLGTPINEIELSSSVDWATDNLNLLKQNYRSAPFFDEVFPSIASLYDQPPRLMADFNLRSIELLMDLLDVRLPWVRSSTLQPAGSSNEMLIDLLGKVGATHYLSGNGARDYMQPEKFARAGIEVVWQQFMHPVYPQQFGAFVPYLSSLDVLFNCGIAASRQILRETA; encoded by the coding sequence ATGAGCAAGACCGTCGTCATCCACCAGCCGGACTTCGTGCCTTACCTTGGCTTCTTCCAGCGGTTTCTGTCGGCGGACGAGTTCATCGTGCTGGACCATGTGCAGTTCGTCACCGGCACCAGCCGCAGCTGGACCCACCGCGACAAGATCAAGACACCGTCAGGCGAGAAATGGCTCACCCTGAGCGTGCGCAAGGCGCCCCTGGGCACCCCCATCAACGAGATCGAGCTGTCCAGCTCGGTGGACTGGGCTACCGACAACCTGAACCTGCTGAAACAGAACTACCGCAGCGCACCGTTCTTTGACGAGGTGTTTCCGTCCATTGCCTCCCTGTACGACCAACCGCCCCGGCTGATGGCCGATTTCAACCTGCGCTCAATCGAGTTGCTCATGGACCTGCTGGACGTCCGGCTGCCCTGGGTGCGCTCCAGCACCTTGCAGCCCGCAGGCAGCAGCAACGAGATGCTGATCGACCTGCTGGGCAAGGTCGGTGCCACGCACTACCTGTCGGGCAATGGCGCGCGCGACTACATGCAGCCGGAGAAATTCGCCCGGGCCGGCATCGAGGTGGTCTGGCAGCAGTTCATGCATCCGGTTTATCCGCAACAATTCGGGGCCTTCGTGCCCTACCTGAGTTCGCTGGATGTGCTGTTCAATTGCGGCATTGCGGCTTCCCGACAAATTCTGAGAGAAACAGCATGA